The genomic region TGACCGTGGCCGATCCTAAAGCCGATGCCGCTGAAAAGAAAATGGCCAACATCTGTGGCCTGGTGCTGATCGATTGATCCCTGGCGGGGGTATCTTTCCCGCACAACTCTCTTTTTTTATCAGGCCGCCATGGCGGCTTTCCCGAATTTTTCCAGGTTGTCGCTGCTGCCCACCACGATGACGGTGTCGTTGGCCCGGATCTCGGCGTCAAAAGAGGGATTGAATATCATGGCGGCATCTGATTTCTTGATGGCGATGACGATGAGGTCAAACTCCTGGCGGATGCGCGAATCGCTCAGGGTCTTGCCGCAGAACCGGGATTCGGGATTAATCGGTATCTCCTCCATCTGAATGTGCCGGTTCTTCCTGGCCAGGGCCAGTTCCAGAAAATTGGTTACGTTCGGCCGCAGCACGCGCATGGCCATGTTGTGGGCGCCCGTATCGTAGGGGGATTCCACCTTGTCGGCCCCGGCGGCGCGCAGCTTGGATTTGGCCGACTCCTGGCTGGCCCGGGCCATGATAAACAGTTTGGGGTTGAGCTGCCGGGCGGTGAGCACCAGGAAGACGTTGTCCGTGTCCGTAGCCAAAGCCGCGATCAGCACCCGGGCGTGTTCAATGCCGGCCTTGATCAGGGTCTCCTCCTGGGTGGCGCTGGCGCAGATATGGAGGACCTTGTCCGCCTCCATTACCGGGACCAGATCAGGGTTTT from Thermodesulfobacteriota bacterium harbors:
- a CDS encoding potassium channel protein, which translates into the protein MISTKKLLGLILFFFAILAMGTAGYIVIEGWDFLDAFYMTIITVTTVGYGEIHTLSRSGRIFTIAVIFMGYGLFIYVAGSVIQFMVDGKIRAILGRRKVDSKIKRLRNHHIVCGYGRIGRVLTAHLLETPLDLVVIDENPDLVPVMEADKVLHICASATQEETLIKAGIEHARVLIAALATDTDNVFLVLTARQLNPKLFIMARASQESAKSKLRAAGADKVESPYDTGAHNMAMRVLRPNVTNFLELALARKNRHIQMEEIPINPESRFCGKTLSDSRIRQEFDLIVIAIKKSDAAMIFNPSFDAEIRANDTVIVVGSSDNLEKFGKAAMAA